A region from the Microbacterium lacus genome encodes:
- a CDS encoding tetratricopeptide repeat protein, whose translation MDEATWDERIAAFWADADDERPDAMWAALEPLLAERAADDAAALFERASLHDMLGEEQQAVPLYQRAIAAGLDAERDGFAVIQLGSTLRNVGRLEEAAELLQTRVDDPSLGAAARAFLALTRHDQGRHAEALRLVLTDHAPHVPLYGRALAEYAGLLTD comes from the coding sequence GTGGACGAAGCGACGTGGGACGAGCGCATCGCGGCCTTCTGGGCGGATGCCGATGACGAGCGACCGGACGCGATGTGGGCCGCGCTCGAGCCGCTGCTGGCCGAGCGCGCCGCTGACGATGCGGCGGCGCTGTTCGAGCGCGCGTCGCTGCACGACATGCTGGGTGAGGAGCAGCAGGCCGTCCCGCTGTACCAACGGGCCATTGCCGCAGGTTTGGATGCCGAGCGCGACGGTTTCGCCGTGATCCAGCTCGGCAGCACGCTGCGCAACGTCGGCCGACTCGAGGAGGCGGCGGAGCTTCTGCAGACCCGCGTGGACGATCCCTCTCTCGGAGCGGCGGCGCGTGCGTTCCTCGCCCTGACCCGCCACGACCAGGGCCGGCACGCGGAGGCGCTCCGACTCGTCCTCACGGACCACGCGCCGCACGTGCCGCTGTACGGACGCGCGCTCGCCGAGTATGCCGGGCTGCTGACCGACTGA